In the Leptospira sp. WS4.C2 genome, one interval contains:
- a CDS encoding class I SAM-dependent methyltransferase, producing the protein MDPEFLPNEETEKKRYTEHNNDVYDLRYQNFLKPIVDKVIVNQKPTDKGLDYGAGPGPVVQYLMEQVDFKIKLYDPFFHNYPENLKQTYDYIILTEVIEHFHSPKEEFQKLTHLLKEGGSLYILTYPYDDSIDFESWYYKNDKTHTFFYTVKAFEWIKDYYGFQNLHIEGRIIRFQK; encoded by the coding sequence ATGGATCCAGAGTTTTTGCCAAACGAGGAAACAGAAAAAAAACGATATACCGAACACAACAATGATGTGTATGATCTTCGTTACCAAAATTTTCTAAAACCAATTGTAGATAAGGTCATAGTAAATCAAAAGCCGACTGACAAAGGTTTGGATTATGGCGCAGGTCCGGGGCCCGTGGTTCAATATCTAATGGAACAAGTTGATTTCAAAATTAAATTGTATGATCCCTTTTTTCACAATTACCCAGAAAACCTAAAACAAACTTACGACTATATCATTCTCACAGAAGTTATTGAACATTTTCATTCGCCCAAAGAGGAGTTTCAAAAATTAACCCACTTACTAAAAGAAGGCGGAAGTTTGTATATACTCACTTACCCCTACGATGATTCTATCGATTTCGAAAGTTGGTATTACAAAAACGACAAAACTCATACCTTTTTTTATACGGTAAAGGCATTTGAGTGGATTAAAGATTACTATGGTTTCCAAAACCTACACATAGAAGGAAGGATCATTCGGTTCCAAAAATAA
- a CDS encoding SpoIIE family protein phosphatase — translation MYYYFKTILSKFLDLVPEREIHNQDYLAELDRHTRIIQIPGSIIGVFAMLGFAFDTDAKLHPEFPELFYFRIGFSLLCLFYIAFILYNHSKKIHSTWEGLTWAYLVYGYLLFTAAYYTGRIADDAPYVSGFQMLVMILPFLPLPRKTMFIYYPISIVIFVLSVLVYKPNLTTAAAAYSMQNLVLSYILGIFSGFIIEGYRFHSFLNHKRIIKKNEEVTKTVEEIQILKSQQDGDYFLTSLLLEPLLGHEVDGSAVAIETVINQYKKFYFRNKEYQLGGDYISVFNLILQGKRYKAFINGDAMGKSIQGAGGAIVLGAVYNSIIIRSKMDPVSSNRSPERWLHDCYLDLQKVFETFDGAMLVSAVVGLLEESTGTLYFINLEHPWVILYRDGKASFIEDEIHYYKLGVMEGLSDTFISVFQMKKGDKIFCGSDGKDDLVLSEKGRYRDINEDQNLILENIEEAEGDMQSVLDCLRKKGKYSDDLSLISLQYNLDAYPKPGKFFVEARENIREKRYEKALDLLLSYESALETSISELKYIAKLYEKKGDLVKAMEYASLALENYPSDTVWMFHTSVLYKRMYSLYKSQSFLSESQELGERVRLRQPSNIRNLIHLADVCRLNGDKDRAAYLIGLIKKMSPEHPKFQELLSVM, via the coding sequence GTGTATTATTATTTCAAAACGATTCTCTCAAAATTCCTAGATCTGGTTCCCGAAAGGGAAATTCATAACCAGGATTATCTTGCGGAGTTAGACAGACACACTCGAATCATCCAAATCCCTGGTAGTATCATTGGCGTCTTTGCTATGTTAGGTTTCGCCTTTGATACAGATGCCAAACTTCACCCTGAATTTCCTGAACTATTTTACTTTCGAATTGGATTTAGCCTACTATGCCTCTTTTATATAGCCTTTATTCTCTATAACCACTCAAAAAAGATACATTCTACCTGGGAAGGTTTGACTTGGGCGTATTTGGTCTATGGGTATCTGTTGTTTACTGCGGCCTATTATACGGGACGAATCGCAGACGATGCCCCTTATGTTTCAGGATTTCAGATGTTGGTAATGATCCTCCCTTTTTTACCACTGCCAAGAAAAACCATGTTCATCTATTATCCCATTTCTATTGTCATCTTTGTTCTTTCTGTCCTTGTTTATAAACCAAATTTAACTACTGCTGCCGCTGCATATTCCATGCAAAACTTGGTCCTCAGTTATATTCTTGGAATTTTTAGTGGGTTTATTATTGAAGGATACAGGTTCCATTCCTTTTTAAACCACAAACGAATTATCAAGAAGAATGAAGAAGTCACCAAAACTGTAGAAGAAATCCAGATATTAAAGTCTCAACAAGATGGTGATTATTTTTTAACATCACTGCTACTAGAACCTTTGCTTGGTCATGAAGTGGATGGGAGTGCTGTTGCGATTGAAACTGTGATCAATCAATACAAAAAATTCTATTTCCGGAACAAGGAATATCAGTTAGGTGGGGATTACATATCCGTATTTAATTTAATTTTGCAAGGAAAGCGATACAAAGCATTTATTAATGGGGATGCAATGGGGAAATCCATCCAAGGAGCAGGGGGAGCGATTGTACTCGGAGCAGTGTATAACTCCATTATCATCCGTTCGAAGATGGATCCCGTTTCTTCCAACCGGTCTCCCGAACGTTGGTTACACGACTGTTATTTAGACTTGCAGAAAGTATTTGAAACCTTCGATGGAGCTATGTTGGTTTCTGCAGTAGTTGGACTATTAGAAGAATCCACAGGAACCTTGTATTTTATCAATTTAGAACATCCTTGGGTGATATTATACCGTGATGGCAAAGCATCATTTATTGAAGATGAGATCCATTATTATAAGTTAGGTGTCATGGAAGGTCTTTCTGATACCTTTATCTCCGTTTTTCAAATGAAAAAAGGAGATAAAATCTTTTGTGGATCCGATGGAAAAGATGATTTGGTTCTATCTGAGAAAGGTAGGTACCGTGATATCAACGAGGACCAAAACTTAATATTAGAAAATATTGAAGAAGCAGAAGGGGATATGCAATCTGTTTTGGATTGCCTTAGAAAGAAAGGAAAGTATTCAGATGATCTAAGTTTGATATCTTTACAATACAATTTGGATGCCTACCCAAAACCGGGAAAGTTTTTTGTGGAAGCGCGTGAAAATATTCGTGAGAAACGTTACGAGAAAGCTTTGGATTTGTTATTGTCTTACGAGTCCGCACTAGAAACTTCTATATCTGAGTTGAAGTATATTGCAAAGTTGTATGAAAAAAAAGGGGATTTGGTAAAGGCGATGGAATATGCAAGCCTTGCCTTAGAAAATTACCCATCGGATACCGTATGGATGTTTCATACTTCTGTGTTATACAAAAGAATGTATTCTTTATACAAATCTCAATCGTTCCTTTCTGAATCGCAAGAACTGGGAGAAAGAGTACGTTTGCGACAACCCTCTAATATTCGTAACTTAATTCACTTAGCGGATGTTTGTCGCCTAAACGGAGATAAGGACCGAGCCGCCTATTTGATTGGATTGATCAAAAAGATGTCCCCGGAACACCCCAAGTTCCAAGAGTTACTTTCCGTAATGTAA
- a CDS encoding cytochrome C oxidase subunit IV family protein, producing the protein MEYVINYGLYFIALVAVFTPILGFGIFAPGIATATILGFIVNWFGQFFQTDRFAKFTDENKDSKLLKFVLGDEDHKEDHASASMWVEDGEEEEEHDHHVISIKTYVYVLLALFFGTFITVWVAQYDLGKWNMIVAMAVATCKAFFVLAYFMHLKYDNMLNRVIFLSAFAFLALLFAFSFGDIISRIAPSPEFPAKPFF; encoded by the coding sequence ATGGAATACGTAATCAATTACGGACTTTACTTCATTGCTCTTGTTGCAGTTTTCACTCCAATTCTTGGATTTGGAATTTTTGCTCCAGGGATTGCAACGGCTACCATTTTAGGATTTATCGTAAACTGGTTCGGTCAGTTCTTTCAAACTGACCGGTTTGCAAAATTTACAGACGAAAACAAAGATAGCAAATTGTTAAAATTTGTTTTAGGTGATGAAGATCACAAAGAAGATCATGCTTCTGCATCCATGTGGGTAGAAGATGGTGAAGAGGAAGAAGAACATGACCACCATGTGATTTCCATTAAAACATACGTATATGTTCTATTGGCTCTTTTCTTTGGAACTTTTATTACTGTTTGGGTAGCACAATACGACTTAGGAAAGTGGAACATGATTGTAGCCATGGCGGTCGCAACATGTAAGGCGTTCTTCGTATTGGCTTATTTCATGCATTTAAAGTATGATAATATGCTGAACCGTGTTATTTTCTTATCAGCATTCGCCTTCCTTGCCCTCCTTTTTGCTTTCTCTTTCGGCGACATCATTTCTCGTATTGCTCCGTCGCCAGAGTTCCCAGCAAAACCTTTCTTCTAG
- a CDS encoding cytochrome c oxidase subunit 3 family protein, which yields MTSVSSSSEFQHQHHFKSADHQYASSKQGIWIFLCTEILMFGGLFVGYLIYHSLYPTVFKNGSETLDWKMGAVNTVVLLISSFTMAAAINYVQRGLHKVAAIMLALTIACAGAFMVIKYFEYSHKFHVGTVPGKFSLVDPTCAAGGKRAECESKISALLKNPAELEKNHVSAEEVTRLKAVISQPKWEMFYGFYFVMTGLHGVHVVAGAFLIFWVFMKTLRRKVGPEYYTPVEGVGLFWHVVDLVWIYLFPLLYLVG from the coding sequence ATGACTTCCGTTAGTTCTTCAAGTGAATTTCAACACCAACACCATTTTAAGAGTGCAGATCACCAGTATGCCTCTTCCAAACAAGGGATATGGATATTCCTTTGCACAGAAATCCTGATGTTCGGTGGCCTATTCGTAGGTTACCTTATCTATCATTCTCTTTACCCAACTGTTTTTAAAAACGGTTCGGAAACTCTTGACTGGAAAATGGGCGCGGTAAACACAGTTGTCCTTCTCATCAGTTCCTTCACAATGGCTGCGGCAATTAACTATGTGCAACGTGGTTTGCATAAAGTAGCGGCGATTATGCTTGCTCTTACCATCGCTTGTGCGGGTGCCTTCATGGTAATCAAATACTTTGAATACAGTCACAAGTTTCATGTAGGAACAGTTCCAGGAAAGTTTTCTCTTGTGGATCCAACTTGCGCTGCAGGTGGTAAAAGAGCAGAGTGCGAATCTAAAATTTCCGCCCTTCTAAAAAACCCAGCAGAACTTGAAAAGAACCACGTAAGTGCAGAAGAAGTCACTCGCCTAAAAGCGGTAATTTCTCAACCAAAATGGGAAATGTTCTATGGTTTTTACTTTGTTATGACTGGTCTTCACGGAGTTCACGTGGTAGCTGGTGCTTTCCTAATTTTCTGGGTTTTTATGAAAACTCTAAGAAGAAAGGTTGGACCTGAATACTACACTCCAGTAGAAGGTGTGGGTCTTTTCTGGCACGTAGTGGACTTGGTATGGATTTACCTCTTCCCACTTCTTTATTTGGTAGGATAA
- a CDS encoding cbb3-type cytochrome c oxidase subunit I produces the protein MSSAHTKTEHGHSTDHNYLNHGSGIWSWMTTLDHKRIGLMYFATVSTLFLIGGFFALGIRLHLAKFGATPLLEPDTYNKFMTFHGAIMVFMVIIPGIPAFLGNFVLPIQLGAKDVAFPRLNLGSYYVFIAGAAIAASSMIFNQVDTGWTFYTPYSTAKTSNGVILLVLGAFTMGFSSILTGLNFIVTTHKLRAPGMTMDRIPLMIWALYSTSIIQILATPILAITLLLIGAEKTLGVGIFDPDLGGDPVLFQHFFWFYSHPAVYIMILPAMGVISELITAFSKKTIFGYRAIAYSSVAIAAVSFLVWGHHMFVSGQSTLAGIIFSIITMFVGVPTAIKLFNWISTMYRGTVTFEAPMLFALGFMFLFTIGGLTGVFLASTGMDVHFHDTYFVVAHFHYVMVGGTLMALMGGIFYWFPKMFGKMTSDLGGRISWVLIFTGFNVTFFPQFILGAMGMPRRYFDYLPEYTNLNQISTVGSWLIGLGFVVALITMIHGILKGEKAPDNPWGAKTLEWQTSSPPPHENFINTPTVTAGPYDFR, from the coding sequence ATGAGTTCAGCACATACAAAAACCGAACATGGTCACTCCACTGACCATAATTATCTGAACCACGGATCTGGAATCTGGTCTTGGATGACCACTCTGGACCACAAACGCATTGGTCTTATGTACTTCGCAACAGTTTCTACCCTTTTTCTAATCGGTGGTTTCTTTGCCTTAGGGATTCGATTGCACTTAGCTAAATTTGGTGCAACACCGCTTTTAGAGCCGGACACTTACAATAAGTTTATGACCTTCCATGGTGCCATTATGGTATTTATGGTAATCATTCCGGGAATTCCGGCTTTTCTTGGAAACTTTGTCCTCCCTATCCAGTTGGGTGCGAAAGACGTTGCTTTCCCAAGACTGAACCTTGGTTCTTACTACGTTTTCATTGCGGGAGCTGCCATTGCTGCTTCTTCCATGATCTTTAACCAAGTAGATACAGGTTGGACATTTTATACTCCATACTCTACAGCAAAGACTTCCAATGGTGTGATTTTGCTTGTTTTGGGTGCCTTTACTATGGGTTTTTCTTCCATCCTTACGGGACTAAACTTCATTGTAACCACTCATAAACTAAGGGCTCCTGGAATGACTATGGACAGAATCCCACTGATGATTTGGGCTCTCTATTCCACTTCCATCATCCAGATCCTTGCAACACCAATTCTTGCCATCACACTTCTTCTCATTGGTGCTGAGAAAACTTTAGGTGTGGGAATCTTTGATCCAGACTTAGGTGGAGATCCAGTTCTTTTCCAACATTTCTTCTGGTTCTACTCTCACCCAGCAGTTTATATTATGATCCTTCCTGCGATGGGTGTGATCTCTGAACTCATCACTGCGTTCTCCAAAAAAACAATTTTCGGTTACCGTGCGATTGCCTACTCTTCGGTTGCGATTGCGGCAGTATCCTTTCTTGTTTGGGGACACCATATGTTTGTTTCTGGTCAGTCTACACTTGCTGGTATCATTTTCTCCATCATCACTATGTTTGTTGGGGTTCCAACTGCGATCAAACTCTTCAACTGGATCTCTACTATGTATCGCGGAACTGTTACCTTCGAAGCGCCGATGCTCTTCGCTCTTGGTTTTATGTTCCTCTTTACAATCGGTGGTTTGACAGGGGTTTTCCTTGCATCGACTGGTATGGATGTTCACTTCCATGACACTTACTTTGTGGTAGCACACTTCCACTACGTAATGGTGGGGGGAACTCTTATGGCGCTTATGGGCGGTATTTTTTACTGGTTCCCAAAAATGTTTGGAAAGATGACTTCCGACCTAGGTGGAAGAATCTCTTGGGTTCTTATCTTTACTGGATTCAACGTAACCTTCTTTCCTCAGTTCATACTCGGTGCTATGGGAATGCCAAGACGTTACTTTGACTACCTTCCAGAATACACAAACCTAAACCAAATCTCTACCGTGGGTTCTTGGCTCATTGGACTTGGATTTGTGGTTGCGCTTATCACCATGATTCATGGAATTCTGAAAGGGGAAAAAGCTCCTGACAACCCTTGGGGTGCAAAAACACTCGAATGGCAAACGTCTTCTCCTCCACCACACGAAAACTTTATCAATACTCCAACAGTAACTGCAGGGCCATATGACTTCCGTTAG
- the coxB gene encoding cytochrome c oxidase subunit II, producing MSWSSLIPATSFMPIQATEIAKEVDLLYAFLIIASLVSFVILIGGMTWFLIKFKRTSLDQKSAYITHNNFAEFLWSFIPLIIMMGIFYWGMVIFEKLRTPPEDIAAEIHVTAEQWAWTYRYANGKEFYSSANDPMIVPAGKATKLILTSKDVIHSFFVPAFRTKQDAVPGKLTQLWFEPKQPGEYIVFCTEYCGTKHSGMMIKIKAVPSEEYAAWYHAEKKGEDSPADLGKTLFAQKACASCHSIDGSRIVGPTMKGLFGSGRKFADGSQTKADENYLRESILVSSAKIVEGYPPAMPVFQGQLSDEDVANLIEYIKSIK from the coding sequence ATGTCTTGGAGCAGTCTCATTCCAGCGACCTCGTTCATGCCTATCCAGGCAACTGAAATCGCAAAAGAAGTCGATCTTCTCTATGCGTTTCTGATCATAGCAAGCCTTGTTTCGTTTGTCATCTTGATTGGTGGAATGACATGGTTCCTCATCAAGTTCAAACGTACAAGTTTAGACCAGAAATCCGCATACATTACTCACAATAATTTTGCAGAGTTTCTCTGGTCGTTCATTCCTCTCATCATTATGATGGGGATTTTCTACTGGGGGATGGTCATTTTCGAAAAACTTCGAACTCCTCCAGAAGACATTGCGGCCGAAATTCACGTAACTGCAGAGCAGTGGGCGTGGACTTACCGTTATGCGAATGGAAAAGAATTCTATAGCTCTGCAAACGATCCTATGATTGTTCCTGCAGGAAAAGCAACGAAACTCATCCTCACTTCGAAAGATGTCATTCATAGTTTCTTTGTTCCGGCTTTCCGAACCAAACAAGATGCGGTTCCCGGAAAACTCACCCAACTTTGGTTCGAACCAAAACAACCGGGTGAATACATTGTTTTCTGTACGGAATATTGCGGAACCAAACACTCCGGCATGATGATTAAAATCAAAGCGGTTCCTTCTGAGGAATATGCAGCTTGGTATCATGCTGAGAAAAAAGGGGAAGATAGCCCTGCCGATCTTGGAAAGACTCTATTTGCTCAAAAAGCTTGTGCATCTTGCCACTCGATCGATGGATCAAGAATTGTTGGACCTACGATGAAAGGACTTTTTGGTTCTGGTAGAAAGTTTGCTGACGGAAGCCAAACCAAAGCAGATGAAAACTACTTACGTGAGTCCATTCTTGTTTCTTCCGCAAAGATAGTAGAAGGATATCCGCCAGCAATGCCGGTATTCCAAGGCCAATTGTCTGATGAAGACGTTGCCAACCTAATTGAATATATCAAATCCATTAAATAA
- a CDS encoding SCO family protein, which produces MNIRFFLLFCLFFWSGFAYAYDPHSNLTRENKLPKELENIGFSDVTGKSLNLDIPFRDESGKTVRFSDFLSKGKPILLSPVYFKCPTLCNFHLNGVFQGLKALDWTLGKEYQYIAVSIDPKENESISFPKKGAYLKEYGREGAESGLHLLTGSQESIDALTKQLDFRYAWDAEAKQYIHASGVYVLTPDGKVSRIFQGIQIEPRDLKFAFLEASSGKIGSFVDKFALFCFQFDPRKNKYTIYAYRMMQFGGAVTLLLLGAFLYINWRKIKNNNRQGVT; this is translated from the coding sequence GTGAACATTAGATTTTTCCTTTTGTTTTGTTTGTTCTTTTGGTCTGGGTTCGCGTATGCCTATGATCCACATTCCAATCTCACTCGGGAAAATAAACTCCCGAAAGAACTAGAAAACATTGGATTTTCTGATGTCACAGGGAAGTCTCTCAACCTGGACATTCCCTTCCGCGATGAATCTGGAAAAACCGTTCGTTTCTCTGATTTTCTCTCTAAAGGAAAACCAATCCTTCTTTCTCCTGTTTACTTTAAATGCCCCACGCTTTGCAATTTTCACCTCAATGGTGTGTTTCAAGGTTTAAAGGCACTCGATTGGACTCTCGGCAAAGAATACCAATACATTGCCGTATCCATAGACCCGAAAGAAAACGAATCTATTTCGTTTCCAAAAAAAGGGGCTTATTTAAAGGAATATGGTAGAGAAGGAGCAGAATCGGGACTCCACCTCCTGACAGGTTCACAGGAATCCATTGATGCCCTGACGAAACAATTGGACTTTCGGTACGCTTGGGATGCGGAAGCAAAACAATACATTCACGCCAGTGGTGTTTATGTTCTGACTCCAGATGGAAAAGTATCTAGAATCTTTCAAGGGATTCAAATTGAACCCAGAGATTTAAAATTTGCCTTTCTTGAGGCATCTTCTGGTAAGATTGGGAGTTTTGTGGACAAGTTTGCTTTATTTTGCTTTCAATTTGATCCGAGAAAAAATAAATATACGATATACGCATACAGGATGATGCAATTCGGGGGGGCGGTCACCTTACTCCTTCTCGGTGCGTTTTTATACATAAACTGGCGAAAAATAAAAAATAACAACCGTCAAGGAGTCACATAG
- a CDS encoding heme A synthase, translating to MTLKRFYTILSAMILINLLYGPLVRATDSGLACPDWPLCHGKFVPEFTFQIFMEVGHRYYSGILGILVGIGFIWIVRDQETRGRLGIAATLSLIFLISQVILGGLTVTKLLHPTTVNLHLLNAVLLLSSCLTVRLLISEDNSSVFQWDRPGKYFFVFTLVVVLYQLFLGGKVSSHYAGLVCPDFPTCYGEWFPKMEGTIRFQMEHRFFGYLVALSVLSLSAYGILYLKNEKVKKSLKIAAYLISFQILLGAMNVLYQLPKLITGLHTLNGVLVFMFSFIAAFYHFRSQGKEV from the coding sequence ATGACACTCAAACGTTTTTACACCATCCTTTCCGCAATGATCCTTATCAATCTTCTCTACGGACCACTCGTACGAGCGACAGATTCTGGATTGGCATGTCCCGATTGGCCATTGTGTCATGGGAAGTTCGTGCCTGAATTTACATTCCAAATCTTTATGGAAGTTGGGCATAGATACTATTCTGGTATCTTGGGTATTCTTGTTGGAATCGGCTTTATATGGATCGTTAGGGACCAAGAAACCCGTGGACGATTGGGAATTGCCGCAACCTTATCACTCATTTTTCTTATTTCGCAAGTAATCCTTGGAGGATTGACAGTCACAAAGCTTCTACACCCAACAACTGTTAATCTACATTTACTCAATGCAGTATTATTACTTTCTTCTTGTCTGACTGTCCGATTACTTATCTCCGAAGATAACTCTTCAGTATTTCAATGGGATAGACCCGGCAAATATTTTTTTGTTTTTACGCTCGTTGTAGTTTTATACCAACTTTTCCTTGGGGGAAAGGTGAGTTCTCATTATGCAGGACTTGTTTGTCCCGACTTCCCTACTTGTTATGGAGAATGGTTTCCAAAAATGGAAGGGACCATTCGTTTCCAAATGGAACATAGGTTTTTTGGTTACTTAGTAGCTCTTTCTGTTCTTTCACTCTCTGCTTACGGAATCCTCTACCTAAAAAATGAAAAAGTCAAAAAATCCCTTAAAATTGCTGCTTATTTGATTTCTTTCCAAATTCTATTAGGTGCGATGAACGTATTGTATCAACTTCCGAAACTGATTACCGGCTTACATACGCTAAATGGTGTGCTCGTATTTATGTTTAGTTTTATTGCAGCTTTTTATCATTTTCGGTCTCAGGGAAAAGAGGTTTAA
- a CDS encoding heme o synthase, translating into MFRLWNQLTKPRVTVLVLATVLPGMYLGTTGYPSLWEIFITLFGTYLMSSASFILNQYIERERDAVMYRTKQRPIPAGEISPAFALFLGVVVAILAFWILTYFINLLTAVCALSALLLYVFLYTIWLKPRTEQNIVIGGISGCIGPLIGYSAMANALPIPAWVLFLMIFLWTPAHFWALAIFLKDDYAFAGIPMMPVVSGIQKTVNQIFIYAIAYSASVIGFYFADSRMGLLFLISAIFLTIVILVFAYRLKLSQDKILAKRFFFFSIFHLFLVSLVIVIDSKI; encoded by the coding sequence ATGTTCCGATTATGGAACCAACTTACAAAACCAAGGGTCACCGTACTTGTCCTTGCTACTGTTCTTCCAGGGATGTATCTAGGAACTACAGGGTATCCGTCCCTCTGGGAAATTTTTATCACTTTATTTGGCACTTACCTAATGAGTTCAGCCTCTTTTATTCTCAACCAGTACATTGAAAGAGAAAGAGATGCTGTGATGTACAGGACAAAACAAAGACCAATTCCTGCTGGTGAAATTTCTCCGGCCTTTGCACTGTTTTTAGGAGTGGTGGTTGCCATTCTTGCTTTCTGGATTTTAACTTACTTTATCAACCTACTAACGGCCGTTTGTGCCCTCTCAGCCTTACTATTGTATGTTTTTTTATATACGATTTGGTTAAAACCAAGAACAGAACAAAATATTGTTATTGGTGGGATTTCTGGATGTATTGGACCACTGATTGGATATTCGGCCATGGCCAATGCACTTCCTATTCCGGCTTGGGTTTTATTTTTGATGATTTTTCTTTGGACACCGGCGCACTTCTGGGCTCTAGCCATTTTCTTAAAAGATGATTATGCATTTGCAGGAATTCCTATGATGCCTGTGGTTTCAGGAATTCAAAAAACAGTGAATCAAATTTTTATTTATGCCATTGCCTATTCTGCATCCGTCATTGGATTTTACTTTGCCGATAGTCGAATGGGATTACTCTTTCTTATTTCTGCAATCTTTCTTACGATCGTGATTTTAGTTTTTGCCTATCGATTAAAACTTTCACAGGACAAAATACTCGCAAAACGATTTTTCTTTTTCAGTATCTTTCACTTATTTTTGGTAAGTTTGGTTATCGTCATCGATTCTAAAATCTAG
- a CDS encoding TPM domain-containing protein, translating into MSILARYFSKSDLDEIKKAVGEAESKTSAEIVPFFAESSHHYKEWAWLGAFLMGGVSGVTFYTVQNLYGLVWGGESFFAVLSVWVGALLGLAITIVFPKIRINLVSRNAKQYFVDLRAKEAFLDEEVFRTKNRTGILIYISLFEHFVRILPDKEIAKVVPKSEWNEAVRLIVEGMKSDKKKEGIVSSILFCGDLLKKYNIQIEKDDKNEISNEIRDGGKLM; encoded by the coding sequence ATGAGCATACTTGCACGTTATTTCTCTAAATCCGATTTGGATGAAATCAAAAAAGCAGTCGGAGAGGCTGAGTCCAAAACCTCTGCAGAGATCGTTCCCTTTTTTGCAGAATCCTCTCATCATTATAAGGAATGGGCCTGGCTCGGTGCTTTTCTTATGGGTGGAGTGAGTGGGGTTACATTTTATACAGTCCAAAACCTCTATGGTCTTGTTTGGGGTGGTGAGTCCTTTTTTGCTGTTTTGTCAGTTTGGGTAGGTGCACTTTTGGGATTAGCCATCACCATAGTCTTTCCCAAAATTAGAATTAACTTAGTATCGAGAAACGCCAAACAATACTTTGTCGACCTAAGAGCCAAAGAGGCCTTTTTAGATGAAGAAGTTTTTCGGACAAAAAATAGAACAGGAATTTTAATCTACATTTCTTTGTTTGAACACTTTGTCCGTATTTTACCAGACAAAGAAATTGCAAAGGTAGTACCAAAATCAGAATGGAACGAAGCAGTTCGATTGATTGTAGAAGGGATGAAGTCGGATAAGAAAAAAGAAGGAATTGTTTCTAGTATTCTTTTTTGTGGAGACCTTCTCAAAAAATACAATATCCAAATTGAGAAAGATGACAAAAACGAAATCTCTAACGAAATCCGTGACGGTGGGAAATTGATGTAA
- a CDS encoding YgcG family protein: MNINFNSINTKFNSTLKQTKGWFLVLVLLQTLTELSSYPVPKLERRVMDHAGILSEATINQLESNLKQFETETSNQIAVYTTPSLHDETIEDVSIEIFDEWKLGQKNKNNGVLLLIAPNERKMRIAVGRGLEGALTDIQAKQIIRNELRPSFKSGDMDGGVTAGVNAIMASIRGEYAPSEDDVATTGNNRFSDVAPSGLVGGIFTFISMFIPAFGGLVFTIVGLLVLYPLLVFIFGGTAALFVAIFLFILVMILKRIFGLGQGGSGSGGGFYSGGGWSGGGDSWSSGGSDSWSGGGGDSAGGGSSGDW, encoded by the coding sequence ATGAATATCAATTTTAATTCTATCAATACAAAATTCAATTCTACTTTGAAGCAAACGAAAGGTTGGTTTCTTGTTTTGGTTCTTTTACAAACCTTAACAGAACTCTCGTCCTATCCCGTGCCTAAACTCGAAAGACGGGTGATGGACCATGCGGGAATTTTATCCGAAGCTACAATAAACCAACTCGAATCCAATCTCAAACAATTTGAGACGGAAACCTCCAATCAAATTGCAGTATACACTACTCCAAGCCTTCATGATGAAACCATAGAAGATGTCTCGATTGAAATATTTGATGAATGGAAGTTGGGACAAAAAAATAAAAACAATGGAGTTCTTTTACTCATAGCACCAAACGAAAGGAAAATGCGAATTGCCGTGGGACGGGGATTAGAAGGGGCTCTCACAGATATACAAGCAAAACAAATCATTCGTAATGAACTTAGACCTAGTTTTAAATCGGGTGATATGGATGGAGGAGTTACTGCTGGGGTGAATGCCATTATGGCTTCGATTCGCGGAGAGTATGCCCCTTCAGAAGATGATGTCGCTACCACTGGGAACAATCGATTTTCCGATGTGGCACCTTCTGGACTTGTTGGTGGAATTTTTACATTCATTTCTATGTTTATTCCTGCCTTCGGTGGACTCGTATTTACAATTGTGGGACTCCTTGTCCTTTATCCTCTGTTAGTTTTTATCTTTGGAGGAACAGCTGCCCTATTTGTTGCGATTTTTCTTTTTATTTTGGTAATGATCTTAAAAAGAATTTTTGGTTTAGGACAAGGTGGAAGCGGGTCTGGAGGTGGTTTTTACAGTGGTGGCGGTTGGTCAGGCGGAGGAGATTCTTGGTCCTCCGGTGGTTCTGATAGTTGGTCAGGTGGTGGTGGAGATTCTGCCGGTGGTGGGTCCTCCGGCGATTGGTAG